A window of the Dongshaea marina genome harbors these coding sequences:
- a CDS encoding substrate-binding periplasmic protein, with product MPKPLQLLLLSLGLFFSTLIHSAPQITFIAENYRPLSYLEQGKLEGPSADIVRMLKASHDNNQPIQVYPWARAYKKTLNTPGTALFSTTRTQEREHEFKWVGPLAEKHFELYALRSSRLKIHSLKDAKQYLIGVERGTINQQLLNARGLHLLDEAVYPKQNLKKLVLGRIDLWCVARSTFRETLAQLKLNSSEFEAVFTVKTAKLYIAFNKQTPDPVIQSWQASFDELYRSGTVKAIFHQHGQLALYPSLKGPRGDRPNVRKAPPE from the coding sequence ATGCCAAAGCCTCTTCAACTATTGCTGCTATCCTTGGGCTTGTTTTTTAGTACGCTCATTCATTCTGCACCCCAAATCACTTTCATTGCTGAAAACTACAGACCCCTGAGCTATCTGGAACAAGGCAAGCTCGAAGGGCCGAGTGCAGATATAGTGCGGATGCTAAAAGCCAGTCATGACAATAACCAGCCAATCCAGGTCTACCCCTGGGCCAGAGCATATAAGAAAACCCTGAATACCCCGGGGACGGCTCTATTCTCTACCACCCGCACCCAAGAGAGGGAGCATGAGTTTAAATGGGTCGGCCCCCTGGCTGAAAAACATTTTGAGCTTTACGCCCTCAGGTCCTCCCGGCTTAAAATTCACTCCCTGAAAGACGCCAAGCAATACCTGATTGGTGTTGAAAGGGGAACCATCAATCAACAACTCCTCAATGCAAGAGGGTTACATCTATTAGATGAAGCCGTTTACCCGAAGCAAAATCTGAAAAAGCTTGTGCTAGGCAGGATTGATCTCTGGTGCGTCGCCAGAAGTACTTTTAGGGAAACTCTGGCACAGCTGAAGCTAAACTCCAGCGAGTTTGAAGCTGTTTTTACTGTAAAAACAGCTAAGTTATATATAGCTTTTAATAAACAGACTCCGGACCCGGTGATACAGAGCTGGCAAGCAAGCTTTGATGAGCTATACCGCAGCGGGACGGTAAAAGCTATCTTTCATCAGCACGGTCAGCTAGCCCTCTATCCATCACTCAAAGGTCCAAGGGGCGACCGGCCCAATGTCAGAAAGGCTCCCCCTGAGTAG
- a CDS encoding LysR family transcriptional regulator, with the protein MRLNQLEDFVVTCRQGSIAKAAIQLGRSRSAVSMSISALEDRLGVILFERTGNRTHLTQMAQDILDDCERILELANHIDLKCSHHLQGVESSLRIVRDDALPEYFWRNTIIEMKRLYPELNLVFALAASAELQEYVTTGAVDLAFGIRTANEPVANLEISVLSQIRSLMVTSREHPLTRLTQVRQDDLDRYPHISEAFFDEEGLRSLSVPSARQIGISSFELMRDMVLEGMGWAHLPAPLVNPLLRKEELRVLRHRRSIEWSDYIIMQSPTHKQGEISEWLLSRVKGYLQDLL; encoded by the coding sequence ATGAGGCTCAATCAGTTGGAAGACTTTGTAGTGACCTGTCGCCAGGGTTCTATCGCCAAGGCGGCCATACAGCTGGGACGAAGCCGCAGTGCTGTGAGTATGAGTATCAGTGCATTGGAAGACAGGCTGGGAGTTATCCTGTTTGAGAGAACCGGAAATCGAACCCATTTGACCCAGATGGCCCAGGATATATTGGATGATTGTGAGCGGATCCTGGAGCTTGCCAACCATATCGATCTCAAGTGTTCCCACCATTTGCAGGGGGTTGAGTCGTCACTGCGAATCGTCCGTGATGATGCGCTTCCCGAGTATTTTTGGCGTAACACTATTATTGAGATGAAACGTCTCTATCCCGAGTTGAACCTGGTGTTTGCCCTGGCAGCTTCCGCAGAACTCCAGGAGTATGTGACCACAGGTGCCGTTGATCTGGCATTTGGGATCCGGACTGCAAATGAGCCGGTTGCCAATCTGGAGATCTCTGTTCTCAGTCAGATCCGCTCTTTGATGGTTACCTCCCGGGAGCATCCTCTGACCCGGCTGACTCAGGTTCGCCAGGATGATCTCGATCGCTATCCCCACATCAGCGAAGCCTTCTTTGATGAAGAGGGGCTACGTTCCCTATCCGTTCCCAGTGCCCGGCAGATAGGGATCAGTAGTTTTGAGCTGATGCGGGATATGGTGCTGGAGGGGATGGGCTGGGCACACCTGCCAGCCCCATTGGTCAATCCTTTGCTGCGTAAGGAGGAGCTCAGGGTGCTCAGGCACAGGCGCAGTATCGAATGGAGTGATTACATCATTATGCAGTCGCCAACCCATAAACAGGGAGAGATCTCTGAGTGGCTACTCTCCAGAGTAAAGGGATATCTTCAGGATTTACTCTGA
- a CDS encoding SMR family transporter, whose translation MKLTSASGGTANEGYLLMWSMIGISYFFLSLAVKKISIGVAYAIWEGLGIALITLMSVVVFKEHLNTQAIIGLGMAVIGIVMVNAGESHEGSS comes from the coding sequence ATGAAGCTAACCAGTGCCTCAGGCGGGACAGCAAACGAAGGGTACCTGCTTATGTGGTCGATGATCGGTATCTCCTACTTTTTTCTGTCACTCGCAGTAAAAAAAATCTCCATCGGTGTGGCCTACGCCATCTGGGAGGGGTTAGGCATCGCACTCATCACCCTGATGTCGGTTGTGGTCTTTAAGGAGCACCTGAATACCCAGGCGATCATCGGGCTGGGCATGGCAGTCATAGGTATAGTCATGGTTAACGCTGGTGAGAGCCACGAAGGCAGCAGCTAA
- a CDS encoding SMR family transporter translates to MQFFDIYFGYVVLAAVLDIIANLALHKSRGFKNKGWGAFAIILVLAAFTLLAQAVKGMDLAIAYASWGAIGILGTAMGGQFFFKQRLKPIGWAGIVMVIAAVFVLKTA, encoded by the coding sequence ATGCAATTTTTTGATATCTACTTTGGTTACGTTGTTCTCGCTGCTGTACTGGATATTATTGCCAACCTGGCCCTGCACAAGTCCCGGGGATTTAAGAATAAAGGCTGGGGTGCATTCGCCATCATTCTGGTTCTGGCCGCTTTTACCCTGCTGGCTCAGGCCGTCAAGGGGATGGATCTTGCCATCGCTTATGCCAGCTGGGGAGCCATAGGTATTCTGGGAACCGCAATGGGCGGGCAGTTCTTTTTTAAGCAACGCCTCAAGCCGATTGGCTGGGCCGGGATAGTGATGGTGATCGCAGCAGTTTTTGTTCTAAAGACCGCCTAA